A single Chryseobacterium sp. DNA region contains:
- a CDS encoding glycosyltransferase: protein MSMIQNPLVSVIVITYNSESSVLETLDSIKSQTYQNIELIISDDCSKDNTVELCNSWLLQNKERFVRTEMITAKENTGISANCNRGLNLAQGEWVKLIAGDDSLFEDCVLQNIAFIKENPDIRALQSFSEMYVDKLVGQSIGKVPLEKNLKFFELQTPELQNKHLQNHGNVVAAPSMFIEKKVLDKVGGYDERFKMMEDFPLWLKLTETGTKIYFFGESTIRYRIHSKSVMKNKKPFISAKFAYEYISFIDVFFKSKQLTFYFKKEKLKYRTAVLFEKLGLNRPGFIPKVLYAILFRL, encoded by the coding sequence ATGAGTATGATCCAGAATCCTTTAGTTTCAGTTATAGTTATAACTTACAATTCAGAAAGCTCTGTTCTGGAAACATTGGACAGCATTAAAAGCCAGACTTATCAGAATATTGAGTTGATTATTTCTGATGACTGCTCGAAAGATAACACTGTTGAACTCTGTAACTCATGGCTACTGCAGAATAAAGAAAGGTTTGTTCGTACTGAAATGATTACGGCAAAAGAAAATACCGGAATTTCAGCAAATTGTAACAGAGGCCTTAATCTGGCTCAGGGTGAATGGGTGAAATTAATTGCAGGAGATGATTCTTTATTTGAAGATTGTGTACTACAAAACATTGCTTTCATTAAAGAGAATCCAGATATACGTGCTTTGCAGTCATTTTCAGAGATGTACGTTGACAAGCTGGTTGGCCAGTCAATAGGTAAGGTCCCACTTGAAAAGAACCTGAAGTTTTTTGAACTGCAAACACCAGAACTTCAGAATAAGCATCTCCAAAACCATGGAAATGTTGTTGCTGCGCCTTCAATGTTTATTGAAAAAAAAGTATTGGATAAAGTGGGAGGATATGATGAGAGATTTAAAATGATGGAAGATTTCCCGCTATGGTTAAAACTTACTGAGACAGGAACGAAAATTTATTTTTTTGGAGAATCTACAATACGTTACAGAATACACTCAAAATCTGTAATGAAAAATAAAAAACCATTTATATCTGCTAAATTTGCATATGAGTATATAAGCTTTATTGACGTATTTTTTAAAAGTAAACAGTTGACTTTTTATTTTAAAAAAGAAAAACTGAAATATAGAACAGCGGTACTTTTTGAGAAACTAGGATTAAACAGACCTGGCTTTATTCCTAAGGTACTGTATGCAATACTGTTTAGATTGTAA
- a CDS encoding O-antigen translocase: MSNENLSYRQIFKATSIFGGVQFINILISVIRSKCIAILLGPLGMGIAGLLNSTITLLSSIANFGIGVSSIKDIAVANEHQNNARLLQVISIVNKLVWLTGIFGMILTLVLSPLLSKLTFNNYDYTWSFIFLSITLFLGQLTLGKDAVLQGTRQIKWLAYANISSSIVSLLVTLPLYFLYGINGIVPAMIILSCTTLAVTQLFYKKLNLSLPPVSFKKSWEEGLPMLKLGFFLSLSGIIATGCTYAVRIFITRIGGLDDVGFYNAGFGIVNSYVGIIFTAMATDYYPRLSGVINEKLKYIETVNQQGNVALLILGPIVTIFVVFANLAITMLYSKDFLPINTMIQYAMIGIFFKAASWLMGFIVLAKGSTQLFFWCELIANIYMTFLNCIGFYYGGLEGLGVSFLVGYILYAAQMFFISKKIYNFYFDISFLKLFVVQISISIIALLIMKVVDNDYISYTLGSIMVIITGIYSIYHINNIISLKSLISKFTRK, encoded by the coding sequence ATGAGTAATGAAAACCTTTCATACCGCCAGATTTTTAAGGCCACATCAATTTTTGGTGGAGTTCAGTTTATTAATATTTTAATTTCTGTTATCCGGTCTAAATGCATTGCAATCTTATTAGGACCTCTGGGAATGGGAATAGCGGGCTTGCTGAATTCTACTATTACTTTGTTATCTTCAATTGCTAATTTTGGAATAGGAGTAAGCAGTATAAAAGATATTGCAGTAGCTAATGAGCATCAGAACAATGCTCGGCTTTTACAGGTAATAAGTATTGTCAACAAATTAGTTTGGCTGACAGGTATTTTTGGAATGATACTGACTTTGGTGCTTTCCCCGTTATTATCAAAACTGACGTTTAATAATTATGATTATACTTGGTCTTTTATTTTCTTATCAATCACTTTATTTTTAGGACAGCTCACCTTAGGAAAGGATGCGGTTTTGCAGGGGACCCGGCAGATAAAATGGCTGGCATATGCCAATATATCAAGCTCAATAGTCTCTTTACTTGTCACACTGCCATTATATTTTTTATATGGGATAAATGGGATTGTCCCGGCAATGATTATACTATCATGTACAACCCTTGCCGTTACTCAGTTATTTTATAAAAAACTTAATTTAAGTTTACCTCCGGTAAGTTTTAAGAAAAGTTGGGAAGAAGGGCTGCCAATGCTAAAATTAGGGTTCTTTTTAAGTCTTAGCGGTATTATTGCTACAGGATGTACTTATGCTGTCAGGATTTTTATAACCCGTATCGGCGGGTTGGACGATGTTGGCTTTTATAATGCAGGTTTCGGAATTGTTAACTCTTATGTTGGAATTATCTTTACTGCAATGGCAACCGATTATTATCCGAGGTTATCAGGAGTAATAAATGAAAAGCTAAAATATATAGAAACAGTAAACCAACAGGGCAATGTAGCTCTATTGATCTTGGGACCTATAGTTACAATATTTGTTGTGTTTGCCAATCTTGCGATTACAATGCTTTATAGCAAAGACTTTTTACCTATCAATACAATGATACAATATGCGATGATTGGCATCTTTTTTAAAGCTGCTTCTTGGTTAATGGGGTTTATTGTTTTAGCGAAAGGCTCAACACAACTGTTTTTTTGGTGTGAATTAATAGCCAATATTTATATGACCTTTTTAAATTGTATAGGATTTTATTATGGAGGTTTGGAAGGCCTTGGGGTTTCCTTCCTTGTGGGATATATTCTTTATGCTGCACAAATGTTTTTTATTTCAAAAAAGATATACAATTTTTACTTTGATATCTCTTTCTTAAAATTATTTGTAGTGCAAATCTCTATATCCATTATTGCGCTATTAATAATGAAGGTGGTGGATAATGATTATATTTCATATACTCTGGGGAGCATTATGGTGATTATTACAGGAATATATTCAATCTATCATATCAATAACATCATAAGCCTGAAAAGCTTAATTTCAAAATTCACACGGAAATGA
- a CDS encoding glycosyltransferase, translated as MIRNLNLTDNVILMNVRSDVAELMAGADILLMPSKFEGFPMVLVESQAIGLQALVSDRVSEETNLGLDLIKFLEIDKIDGWVDEIVKYSKQASFSENAYEVLRKKGFDLDSNVALLEQLYS; from the coding sequence ATGATCAGAAATTTGAACCTTACTGATAATGTTATTTTAATGAATGTACGTTCGGATGTGGCAGAATTAATGGCTGGAGCTGATATTCTTTTGATGCCATCTAAATTTGAAGGCTTTCCTATGGTATTGGTTGAAAGCCAGGCTATAGGCCTCCAGGCTTTGGTTTCAGATAGGGTTTCTGAAGAAACTAATTTAGGATTAGATCTTATTAAATTTCTGGAAATTGACAAAATTGACGGCTGGGTCGATGAAATTGTAAAGTATTCGAAACAAGCTTCTTTTTCAGAAAATGCCTACGAAGTACTTCGTAAAAAAGGATTTGATCTTGATTCAAATGTAGCATTATTGGAGCAATTGTACAGCTAA
- a CDS encoding Wzz/FepE/Etk N-terminal domain-containing protein: protein MRKEYQNSTEDSLKHIIQPYIKKWYWFVICLFLTATLGFIYIKMTTPVFEVLTKILIKDAKKTGSSASDIAEMQGLSAFSGFGSNTVENEMEVLSSKKILSQVINELPLQCSVFSIGTFHDTELYRIQSPIIIQVINEKPFAQQPNKRINLTINGDALELSSEELEKPIKTFFNKTISLPYANLMIIKNPLFNPKQLKNVSNYNSLYFIYKNKETIIDDLQETLNVGLSNKEATVISLSLNYQNVDKAKDILNTLVRKYNNEAIVEKNTESEKTKEFIDERVELISKELGDVEVKKENFKTNNNIVDIPSEAGVNLQTNTEAEKKRLELSTQLELNNMYANYLNNKSYDDILPANIGLDNGTAISNIASYNQLIIKRNRLLENATPQNPLIKELNDEIKVLRSTIKEGLDKNKSNIQLAINNISSVERKSNNELKKIPSFERIFRNIERQQQIKEELYLVLLKKEKKLLLPWQCLQIKLGYWIWLTLKESR from the coding sequence ATGAGGAAAGAGTATCAGAATTCAACAGAAGATTCATTGAAACACATTATACAGCCATATATAAAAAAGTGGTATTGGTTTGTTATTTGTCTATTCTTAACAGCAACGCTAGGTTTCATCTACATTAAAATGACCACTCCGGTGTTTGAAGTCTTAACAAAAATCCTAATTAAAGATGCAAAAAAAACTGGAAGTTCTGCATCCGATATTGCTGAAATGCAAGGGCTTTCGGCTTTTTCAGGTTTTGGATCAAATACTGTTGAGAATGAAATGGAAGTTCTGTCTTCCAAGAAAATTCTTTCGCAGGTAATTAATGAGCTGCCTCTACAGTGCTCGGTTTTTAGTATTGGTACATTTCATGATACTGAACTCTACAGAATACAGTCTCCAATCATTATTCAGGTAATTAATGAGAAGCCCTTTGCACAACAACCCAATAAAAGAATTAATCTGACAATTAATGGTGATGCATTAGAATTAAGTTCCGAAGAGCTGGAAAAGCCAATAAAAACTTTTTTTAATAAAACGATAAGCTTACCGTATGCTAATTTGATGATTATAAAAAATCCATTATTCAATCCAAAACAATTAAAAAATGTTAGCAATTATAATTCCTTATATTTTATTTATAAAAACAAGGAAACTATTATTGATGATCTGCAAGAAACATTGAATGTTGGACTTAGTAATAAGGAAGCTACAGTTATCAGTCTTTCCCTGAATTATCAAAATGTAGATAAGGCTAAAGATATTTTAAATACTTTGGTGAGAAAGTATAATAATGAGGCAATTGTTGAAAAAAATACAGAGTCTGAAAAAACAAAGGAATTTATAGATGAAAGAGTAGAGCTAATTTCAAAAGAGCTCGGCGATGTAGAGGTTAAAAAGGAAAATTTTAAAACAAATAATAATATTGTTGATATACCATCCGAGGCTGGTGTAAATTTACAGACCAATACAGAAGCTGAGAAAAAAAGACTGGAATTGTCTACTCAGCTGGAACTCAACAATATGTATGCGAATTATTTGAATAATAAATCTTATGACGATATATTACCGGCAAATATTGGTTTAGATAATGGTACTGCAATTAGCAATATTGCATCTTATAACCAGCTTATTATAAAAAGAAATAGGTTGCTGGAAAATGCTACACCTCAAAACCCACTTATAAAAGAGTTGAATGATGAAATAAAAGTATTAAGATCTACTATAAAGGAGGGGCTTGATAAAAATAAATCAAATATCCAGCTGGCAATCAACAACATTTCTTCAGTTGAAAGGAAAAGTAATAATGAACTGAAAAAAATTCCTTCCTTTGAGCGTATTTTCAGAAATATAGAACGACAGCAACAAATTAAAGAAGAGTTATACTTGGTTTTACTGAAAAAAGAGAAGAAACTGCTATTACCCTGGCAATGTCTTCAGATAAAGCTAGGATATTGGATCTGGCTTACGCTAAAAGAAAGCCGGTAG
- a CDS encoding DegT/DnrJ/EryC1/StrS aminotransferase family protein, which produces MIKFLDLQKINLVHQQEIEEKLLSTFRSGWYLLGNEVKNFEIRLAKYIGSQYAIGVANGLDALRLILRAYIELGVFKKGDEIIVPANTYIASILAISDNNLVPVLVEPDIDTYNIDISKIQEKITSKTKGILIVHLYGKIVFSEELRNIATKHNLKIIEDNAQAIGAEWNSIKSGNLGDAAGFSFYPGKNLGALGDAGGITTHDESLAKCIRALANYGSHQKYINIYQGLNSRLDEVQAAVLDVKLKYVDEENQRRREIARRYSAEINNPEIILPEFPENEHEHVWHLFVIRTKSRNDLQNYLSDNGIQTLIHYPIPTHKQAAYKDLNHLSYPVTEQIHDEVLSLPISPVMTHEEADKVIHIINSYPNKF; this is translated from the coding sequence ATGATTAAATTTCTAGATTTACAGAAAATAAACCTTGTTCATCAGCAAGAAATAGAAGAAAAGTTATTAAGCACATTTCGTTCGGGTTGGTATCTTTTAGGAAATGAAGTGAAAAATTTTGAGATCCGTTTAGCAAAATATATTGGCTCTCAATATGCTATAGGGGTAGCCAATGGATTGGATGCGTTAAGATTAATACTTAGAGCTTATATCGAGTTAGGAGTTTTCAAAAAAGGAGATGAAATTATCGTACCGGCTAATACTTATATAGCCTCTATTCTAGCCATATCAGATAACAATTTAGTTCCTGTTTTAGTGGAACCGGATATTGATACCTATAATATAGACATTTCTAAAATACAGGAAAAAATTACTTCAAAAACTAAAGGAATATTGATTGTGCACCTTTACGGCAAAATAGTCTTTTCCGAAGAATTGAGGAATATTGCAACAAAACATAATCTTAAAATTATTGAGGACAATGCGCAGGCAATAGGAGCAGAATGGAATTCAATAAAATCAGGCAATCTAGGTGATGCGGCAGGATTCAGTTTTTATCCGGGTAAAAATTTAGGAGCTTTGGGAGACGCTGGAGGAATAACCACCCATGATGAAAGTTTGGCCAAATGTATTAGAGCATTAGCTAATTACGGTTCCCACCAGAAATATATCAATATTTATCAAGGTTTAAATTCCAGATTAGATGAAGTACAAGCCGCAGTTTTAGATGTTAAGCTTAAATATGTTGACGAGGAAAACCAAAGAAGACGAGAAATTGCTCGACGATATAGTGCAGAAATAAACAATCCGGAAATTATACTTCCTGAATTTCCTGAAAATGAACATGAACATGTCTGGCATTTGTTCGTAATCAGGACAAAATCAAGAAATGACCTTCAGAATTATCTTTCTGATAACGGTATACAAACATTGATACATTATCCTATTCCTACCCATAAACAGGCTGCTTATAAGGATTTGAACCATTTGAGTTATCCGGTTACAGAACAGATCCATGATGAAGTCCTGAGTTTACCTATAAGCCCTGTAATGACTCATGAAGAAGCAGATAAAGTAATCCACATTATAAATTCTTATCCTAACAAGTTTTAA
- a CDS encoding glycosyltransferase, whose translation MKKINVLHVVNQMNRGGAETLLMNFLRRIDKNRFKFYFLIFNNAKGDYDDEIGSLGGEFININGRNSFARFYNLYCFLNKNKGKFDIVHSHLLLNDGFQLTAAKLAGIHKRISHSHSTVYKQHMTMIDKAYEFFFKKMIAFSATQKIACGDLAGKYLFGDNSDFTIINNSIDLNKFRKIKELYENYWDVVTEHKGLKIIQVGRLTDLKNHKFSLEIVKKIKDLGHEFTFMIVGKGRRICRHFGNDQKFEPY comes from the coding sequence ATGAAAAAAATAAATGTACTGCATGTTGTTAACCAAATGAATAGAGGAGGTGCGGAAACCTTATTGATGAATTTTCTGCGTAGAATTGATAAAAACCGGTTCAAGTTTTACTTTCTAATATTCAATAATGCTAAAGGTGACTATGATGATGAAATTGGGTCTTTAGGAGGCGAATTTATTAATATTAACGGACGGAACTCGTTTGCCCGGTTTTATAATTTATATTGTTTTCTAAATAAAAATAAAGGAAAATTTGACATTGTTCACAGCCATTTACTCCTGAATGATGGGTTTCAGCTTACCGCTGCAAAGCTGGCAGGCATACATAAAAGGATTTCCCATTCACATAGTACGGTGTATAAACAACATATGACAATGATTGACAAAGCATATGAGTTTTTTTTTAAAAAAATGATTGCTTTCTCTGCCACCCAGAAGATCGCCTGTGGAGATCTTGCCGGAAAATATTTATTCGGTGACAATTCGGATTTTACCATTATTAATAATTCAATAGATCTGAATAAATTCAGGAAAATAAAAGAACTATATGAGAATTATTGGGATGTTGTAACAGAGCATAAGGGCTTGAAAATTATACAGGTAGGCCGTCTTACAGATCTTAAAAATCATAAATTTTCTTTAGAAATTGTGAAAAAAATAAAAGATTTAGGTCATGAATTTACCTTTATGATCGTGGGTAAAGGGAGAAGAATATGCCGCCATTTCGGAAATGATCAGAAATTTGAACCTTACTGA